Proteins encoded in a region of the Clostridium butyricum genome:
- a CDS encoding phosphotransferase family protein has protein sequence MEKNWERTLPFLYVDRETINKLFKGIIKKDEIISVKPVDEGCRTSNYIIYSMDNKKYLLKIFFSDDQQYRKECEILSILKDKICVQEICKFDKSNLINDKYYVIYKYIEGVTLSKSLNNGDMTNEYIIRDAANILANIHKKRFSSVGFLNDELEVYHKLPPLNKWYDQFITDKVEKRLGKDIIQKIRKVINENIEDLLSLDNDPRLVHGDFQGTNILVDHNKITGIIDWEFAMAGHPLADIGQLFRYEEYFNKQLISIFEDEYRKKSDYILPDNWYKLSKIRDLANLIQLLDFEEDMPNKYMEIKTLIKKFQNDVDIGKI, from the coding sequence GTGGAAAAAAATTGGGAAAGAACGTTACCTTTTCTTTATGTAGATAGGGAAACTATAAATAAACTTTTTAAAGGAATTATAAAAAAAGATGAGATAATTAGTGTTAAACCAGTTGATGAGGGCTGTAGAACTAGTAACTACATTATATATTCAATGGACAATAAGAAATATTTATTAAAAATATTTTTTTCAGATGATCAGCAATATAGAAAAGAATGTGAAATTTTAAGTATACTAAAAGATAAAATATGTGTTCAAGAAATTTGTAAATTTGATAAATCTAATTTGATTAATGATAAATATTATGTAATATACAAATATATAGAAGGTGTGACACTATCAAAATCATTAAATAATGGAGATATGACTAATGAATATATTATTCGTGATGCAGCTAATATTTTAGCTAATATTCATAAGAAAAGATTCAGTAGTGTTGGATTTTTAAATGATGAATTAGAAGTTTATCATAAGTTACCTCCATTAAACAAATGGTATGATCAGTTTATTACAGATAAAGTTGAAAAAAGATTAGGAAAAGATATTATTCAAAAGATAAGAAAAGTAATTAACGAAAATATAGAGGATTTATTAAGTTTAGATAATGACCCTAGACTCGTTCATGGAGACTTTCAAGGAACTAATATATTAGTAGATCATAACAAAATTACTGGTATTATAGATTGGGAATTCGCAATGGCTGGGCATCCACTTGCTGATATAGGTCAACTATTTAGATATGAGGAATATTTTAATAAACAATTAATTTCAATATTTGAAGATGAATATAGAAAAAAATCAGATTATATATTACCTGATAATTGGTATAAACTTAGCAAGATAAGGGATTTAGCAAATTTAATTCAATTATTGGACTTTGAAGAGGATATGCCCAATAAGTATATGGAGATAAAAACTTTGATAAAAAAATTTCAAAATGATGTTGACATTGGTAAAATTTAA
- a CDS encoding SulP family inorganic anion transporter: MMPKFFSMIKNKEITKQQMVKDIIAGIIVAVIALPLSIALAISSGVSPEKGLITAIFAGFVISLLGGSKVQIGGPTAAFVTIIYSIIQEHGLDGLITAVIMAGVMLVIMGLLKFGTLIKYIPKTITVGFTAGIALTLVSTQLKDFLGLKIEDVPSEFIPKWESYFSNMNTIDMWSMAIGLLCIAIIVLWPKINKTIPGSMIALIVATLMVKFMNIPIDTIGSRFTEISSAIPVPVLPSFSIGTINKLFVPAVTIAILGALESLLSAVVADEMIGDTHDSNMELVAQGLANITSGLFGGIPATGAIARTASNVKSGGRSPISGMVHAITLLITMLLLMPLAKMIPMTALSAILIVVAYNMSEWRTFKALLKAPKSDIAVLLITFSCTVIFDLVVAIGFGMIITMALFMKRVSDTTEIRDLVDEEVFDDEITKVLEKADGKINVYQVNGPMFFGVVQEFISKMKELESTTEVVILDMRHTHAVDASAIDAMTKLLKQCEKLGIKLYLTHVQEQPRKVLDNMGFAIKVGHKNIYDTKTEAIEDAYDYVKNLA; the protein is encoded by the coding sequence ATGATGCCCAAGTTCTTTTCTATGATTAAGAACAAGGAAATTACTAAACAACAGATGGTGAAAGATATAATAGCAGGGATTATTGTTGCTGTTATAGCATTACCATTATCTATAGCCCTTGCAATATCTTCAGGAGTTTCTCCAGAAAAGGGGCTTATAACGGCAATATTTGCAGGATTTGTAATATCTCTTTTAGGGGGTAGCAAAGTTCAGATTGGGGGGCCAACAGCTGCATTTGTAACTATAATTTATTCTATAATACAGGAACATGGTCTAGATGGATTAATAACAGCAGTTATAATGGCTGGGGTTATGCTTGTTATAATGGGATTATTGAAGTTTGGAACACTAATAAAATATATACCTAAAACTATAACTGTAGGTTTTACAGCAGGTATAGCACTAACATTAGTTTCTACACAGCTTAAAGATTTTTTGGGGCTTAAAATTGAGGATGTTCCATCAGAATTTATTCCAAAATGGGAAAGCTATTTCTCAAATATGAATACAATAGATATGTGGTCAATGGCAATAGGATTATTATGTATTGCTATTATAGTGTTATGGCCAAAAATAAATAAGACTATACCGGGTTCAATGATTGCTCTAATAGTTGCAACCCTTATGGTAAAGTTCATGAATATACCTATAGATACTATTGGAAGTAGGTTTACAGAAATTTCTTCAGCTATTCCTGTACCGGTATTACCTTCATTTAGTATAGGAACTATAAATAAATTATTTGTTCCAGCTGTTACAATTGCTATACTTGGAGCATTAGAATCACTATTGTCAGCAGTTGTAGCGGATGAAATGATAGGAGATACTCATGATTCTAATATGGAGCTTGTAGCACAAGGATTAGCTAATATTACATCAGGACTATTTGGAGGAATACCAGCAACTGGAGCTATAGCAAGAACAGCTTCAAATGTTAAATCTGGAGGAAGAAGTCCAATTTCAGGTATGGTACATGCAATAACACTTCTTATAACTATGCTTTTATTAATGCCATTAGCAAAAATGATTCCAATGACTGCATTATCAGCAATATTAATTGTTGTAGCATATAATATGAGTGAATGGAGAACATTTAAAGCGTTATTAAAGGCACCAAAGAGCGACATTGCAGTTTTATTAATAACTTTTAGCTGTACTGTAATCTTTGATTTAGTTGTTGCTATAGGTTTTGGGATGATAATAACTATGGCTCTGTTTATGAAGAGAGTAAGTGATACAACTGAAATAAGGGATCTTGTAGATGAAGAGGTATTTGATGATGAAATCACTAAAGTCTTAGAAAAAGCAGATGGAAAAATAAATGTTTATCAAGTTAATGGACCAATGTTTTTCGGAGTAGTTCAAGAATTTATAAGCAAAATGAAGGAATTAGAGTCGACTACAGAGGTAGTAATACTTGATATGAGACATACTCATGCTGTTGATGCTTCAGCTATTGATGCCATGACAAAGCTTCTTAAGCAATGTGAAAAGTTAGGCATAAAATTATATTTAACTCATGTTCAAGAGCAGCCTAGAAAGGTCCTAGACAATATGGGATTTGCAATAAAAGTTGGACACAAGAATATATATGATACTAAAACAGAAGCAATTGAAGATGCTTATGATTATGTGAAGAATTTAGCATAG
- the dapA gene encoding 4-hydroxy-tetrahydrodipicolinate synthase: protein MNLQGVMVPLVTPFKNGKVDYESYRNIIDHCIEEGVSGIIPLATTGESPTISEYEYEEILSKTIEYTKKKVSIYTGLGGNNTIEVANKLKKLEKYDIDGILSVAPYYSRPNQKGLYEHFRCISESTDMNIIIYNIPYRTGTNIQNETLLELSQINNIVGVKDCSGDMKQTTDLLINRPENFSILTGEDAYFYTTLALGGDGGILASASVKTKEFVEIYNLIKNNKNKDAFEKWKDLYNMIPLLFAEPNPTPVKYCLKKLGLIESDEVRLPLVNISKELEEKLDTFFN from the coding sequence ATGAATCTACAAGGAGTTATGGTACCATTAGTAACACCATTCAAAAATGGAAAAGTCGATTATGAGTCATATAGAAATATAATTGATCATTGTATTGAAGAAGGTGTCAGTGGAATAATACCTCTTGCAACTACAGGTGAATCACCTACAATTTCTGAATATGAATACGAGGAAATATTATCGAAAACAATAGAATATACAAAAAAGAAAGTCTCTATTTATACTGGGCTTGGTGGAAATAATACAATAGAAGTTGCAAATAAATTAAAGAAATTAGAAAAGTATGATATTGATGGAATATTATCTGTTGCACCATATTATTCAAGACCTAATCAAAAGGGATTGTACGAGCATTTTAGATGTATATCAGAATCAACAGATATGAATATTATTATATATAACATTCCATATAGAACAGGGACAAATATTCAAAATGAAACACTATTAGAATTATCACAAATAAATAATATAGTTGGAGTAAAAGATTGTTCTGGAGATATGAAACAGACTACTGATTTATTAATCAACAGACCTGAAAATTTTTCAATATTAACAGGTGAAGATGCATATTTTTATACAACTCTTGCTTTAGGAGGAGATGGAGGAATACTAGCTTCTGCAAGTGTTAAAACAAAGGAATTTGTAGAAATTTATAATTTAATAAAAAATAATAAAAATAAAGATGCATTTGAGAAATGGAAGGATCTTTACAATATGATACCACTATTATTTGCAGAGCCTAATCCTACACCAGTAAAATATTGTTTAAAGAAATTAGGATTAATAGAATCTGATGAAGTAAGACTTCCATTAGTAAATATAAGTAAAGAATTAGAGGAAAAACTTGATACTTTTTTTAATTAA
- a CDS encoding sulfite exporter TauE/SafE family protein — translation MYSYQLMLAIICPLVFCAGFVDAVAGGGGLISLPAYIFAGVPIHVAYGTNKFANCTGTFVACMKFLKSGNIKIKSGLLSALGALIGSWFGTQLVLILDEKYLKYCLMIILPIVAVFLLFNRNFGSNNKSKDISDKKANLLSFIIGLVIGAYDGFFGPGTGTFLVLAFTSLLGFNLITASGNAKIVNLASNFAALIAYIINGKVWLSIGIPAAICAVLGNYIGAHMAIKNGARVIKPIILLVVFMLLGKVIYSFI, via the coding sequence ATGTATTCATATCAATTAATGTTGGCAATTATTTGCCCACTAGTCTTTTGTGCTGGATTTGTAGACGCTGTTGCAGGGGGAGGCGGTTTAATATCATTACCAGCATATATTTTTGCAGGAGTACCTATACATGTAGCATATGGCACTAATAAGTTTGCTAATTGTACAGGCACTTTTGTAGCTTGCATGAAATTTCTTAAAAGTGGAAATATAAAAATTAAATCTGGTTTATTATCTGCTTTAGGAGCACTTATTGGTTCTTGGTTTGGAACGCAATTAGTTTTAATACTTGATGAAAAATATTTAAAATATTGTTTAATGATAATACTTCCCATTGTAGCAGTATTTTTATTATTCAATAGAAATTTTGGATCCAACAATAAAAGTAAGGATATATCAGATAAGAAAGCAAATTTATTATCCTTTATTATAGGATTAGTTATAGGGGCTTATGACGGATTTTTTGGACCAGGTACAGGAACGTTTTTAGTATTAGCTTTTACTTCATTACTAGGCTTTAATTTAATAACTGCTTCTGGCAATGCAAAAATAGTAAATTTAGCATCAAATTTTGCAGCTCTAATTGCATATATAATTAATGGAAAAGTATGGCTTAGTATAGGAATACCAGCTGCTATTTGTGCAGTATTAGGTAATTATATTGGTGCTCACATGGCAATAAAAAATGGAGCTAGAGTGATTAAGCCCATTATTTTATTAGTTGTTTTCATGTTATTGGGAAAAGTTATATACAGTTTTATTTAA